In the genome of Panthera uncia isolate 11264 chromosome B3 unlocalized genomic scaffold, Puncia_PCG_1.0 HiC_scaffold_1, whole genome shotgun sequence, one region contains:
- the ISLR2 gene encoding immunoglobulin superfamily containing leucine-rich repeat protein 2, giving the protein MVRLRALWLAWALLGGAAACPEPCACVDKYAHQFADCAYKELREVPEGLPANVTTLSLSANKITVLRRGAFADVTQVTSLWLAHNEVRTVEPGALAVLSQLKNLDLSHNLISSFPWSDLRNLSALQLLKMNHNRLGSLPRDALGALPDLRSLRINNNRLRTLAPGTFDALSALSHLQLYHNPFHCGCSLVWLQAWAANTRVSLPEPDSIACASPPALQGVPVHRLPALSCAPPSVRLSAEPPPEAPDSPWPAGLALLLHCFAEGHPTPRLQWQLQIPGGTVVLEPPVQSGEDYADAAEDGEEEGDGDGPTQTEAPIPTPAPAWPAPPANPRFLALTNGSLSVPLLSAKEAGVYTCRAYNELGANSTSLRVAVAASGPPKHAPGSGGDSDGQAPTSERKSTAKGRGNSVLPSKPEGKIKGPGLVRVSILGETEAGPEEEEAGEGEEAEDQVSADPVEEQRCGHGDPSRYVSNHAFNQSAELKQHVFELGVIALDVAEREARVQLTPLAARWGSGPSGAGGAGRPGRRPLRLLYLCPAGGGAAVQWSRVEEGVNAYWFRGLRPGTNYSVCLALAGEACHVQVVFATKKELPSLLVIVAVSVFLLVLATVPLLGAACCHLLAKHPGKPYRLILRPQAPDPMEKRIAADFDPRASYLESEKSYPAGGEADVVEPEEAPGEGLDEDAEQGDPGGDLQREESLAACSLVESQSKANQEEFEAGSEYSDRLPLGAEAVNIAQEINGNYRQTAG; this is encoded by the coding sequence ATGGTGCGCTTGCGGGCTCTGTGGCTGGCCTGGGCTCTGCTAGGAGGGGCCGCAGCTTGCCCAGAGCCGTGCGCCTGCGTGGACAAGTATGCACACCAGTTCGCCGACTGCGCCTACAAGGAGCTGCGCGAGGTGCCAGAAGGACTGCCGGCCAACGTGACCACGCTTAGTCTGTCGGCCAACAAGATCACCGTGCTGCGGCGTGGGGCCTTCGCCGACGTCACGCAGGTCACGTCGCTGTGGCTGGCGCACAATGAGGTGCGCACGGTGGAGCCCGGCGCGCTGGCGGTGCTGAGCCAGCTCAAGAACCTCGACCTAAGCCACAACCTCATATCCAGCTTCCCGTGGAGCGACCTCCGTAACCTGAGCGCGCTGCAGCTGCTCAAAATGAACCACAATCGCTTGGGCTCGCTGCCCCGGGACGCACTGGGTGCGCTGCCCGACCTGCGCTCCCTGCGCATCAACAACAACCGCCTTCGTACACTGGCCCCTGGCACCTTCGACGCGCTTAGCGCGCTGTCACATCTGCAACTCTATCACAACCCCTTCCACTGCGGCTGCAGCCTTGTGTGGCTGCAGGCCTGGGCCGCAAACACCAGGGTTTCGTTACCCGAGCCCGACTCCATCGCGTGCGCCTCGCCTCCCGCGCTGCAGGGGGTGCCGGTGCACCGCCTGCCCGCCCTGTCCTGTGCACCACCCAGCGTGCGTCTGAGTGCTGAACCACCGCCTGAGGCACCGGACAGCCCCTGGCCCGCGGGCCTAGCGCTCCTGCTACACTGCTTCGCGGAAGGACATCCCACGCCCCGCCTGCAATGGCAACTTCAGATCCCGGGTGGCACCGTGGTCTTAGAGCCTCCGGTCCAGAGCGGGGAGGACTACGCGGATGCGGCGGAAGacggagaggaggaaggagatggggacGGGCCAACGCAGACGGAGGCCCCAATCCCGACTCCGGCACCCGCTTGGCCCGCACCCCCAGCCAACCCACGCTTCCTGGCCCTCACAAACGGTTCCCTATCGGTTCCGCTCCTGAGTGCCAAGGAAGCAGGTGTCTACACCTGCCGTGCCTACAACGAGCTGGGTGCCAACTCCACGTCACTACGCGTGGCAGTGGCGGCTTCTGGGCCCCCAAAACACGCTCCTGGCTCTGGGGGAGACTCTGATGGGCAGGCCCCTACTTCTGAGCGCAAGTCCACAGCCAAAGGCCGGGGCAACAGCGTCCTACCCTCCAAACCCGAGGGTAAAATCAAAGGCCCAGGCCTGGTCCGGGTTAGCATCCTGGGCGAGACGGAGGCGGggccggaggaggaggaggcaggtgagggagaggaggcagaagacCAGGTCTCTGCAGATCCGGTGGAGGAGCAACGCTGTGGCCACGGGGACCCCTCGCGGTACGTGTCCAACCACGCATTCAATCAGAGCGCAGAGCTCAAGCAGCACGTCTTTGAGCTGGGCGTCATCGCGCTGGACGTGGCGGAGCGTGAGGCTCGGGTGCAGCTGACGCCGCTGGCGGCGCGCTGGGGATCTGGGCCCAGCGGGGCTGGGGGAGCCGGGCGGCCGGGACGGCGGCCGCTGCGCCTGCTCTACTTGTGCCCAGCGGGGGGCGGCGCAGCTGTACAGTGGTCGCGAGTGGAGGAGGGCGTCAACGCCTATTGGTTCCGCGGCCTGCGGCCTGGCACCAACTACTCGGTGTGCCTGGCGCTGGCAGGCGAGGCCTGCCACGTGCAAGTGGTGTTTGCCACCAAGAAGGAGTTGCCCTCGCTGCTGGTTATCGTGGCGGTGAGCGTGTTCCTCCTGGTGCTGGCCACCGTGCCCCTGCTGGGCGCCGCCTGCTGCCATCTGCTGGCCAAACACCCGGGTAAGCCCTATCGTCTTATACTGCGGCCCCAGGCCCCTGACCCCATGGAGAAACGCATCGCCGCAGACTTTGACCCCCGTGCGTCCTACCTCGAGTCCGAGAAAAGCTACCCGGCAGGCGGTGAGGCAGACGTCGTGGAGCCCGAGGAGGCTCCCGGGGAGGGCCTTGATGAAGACGCGGAGCAGGGGGACCCAGGTGGGGACCTGCAGAGGGAGGAGAGCCTGGCGGCCTGCTCGCTGGTGGAGTCCCAGTCCAAGGCCAACCAAGAGGAGTTCGAGGCGGGCTCTGAATACAGTGATCGGCTGCCCCTGGGCGCCGAGGCGGTCAACATCGCCCAGGAGATTAATGGCAACTACAGGCAGACGGCAGGCTGA